Proteins from a single region of Bactrocera dorsalis mitochondrion, complete genome:
- the ND2 gene encoding NADH dehydrogenase subunit 2, which produces MFKYSAKIMFFFILMTGTLITVSSNSWLGAWMGLEINLLSFIPLMNNNNLTSTEASLKYFLTQAMASAVLLFAIMMMYLNNYPIIQDNSSYSNLMIISSLLLKSGAAPFHFWFPNVMEGLSWMNALTLMTWQKIAPLMLISYTTLNTFIFMVIIASTVTGSLGGLNQTSLRKLMAFSSINHLGWMLAAMQASESMWCIYFSFYTFLSFSLTFMFNNFKMFHINQLFNSFFNSKILKFILFLNLLSLGGLPPFIGFLPKWLVIQLLVLKSQYVLMTIMTVMTLITLFFYLRLCFAAFMLNYYENNWTIDMTINNISFKLMLILSFISTFSLILISMIYLFL; this is translated from the coding sequence ATTTTTAAATATTCAGCAAAAATTATATTTTTTTTTATCTTAATAACAGGAACCCTAATCACTGTATCCTCAAATTCTTGATTAGGAGCCTGAATAGGGCTAGAAATTAACTTGTTGTCATTTATCCCCCTAATAAATAATAACAATTTAACATCTACAGAAGCCTCATTAAAATATTTTTTAACCCAAGCCATAGCCTCAGCAGTTCTACTGTTTGCTATTATAATAATGTATTTAAATAATTACCCAATTATTCAAGATAATTCTTCTTATAGTAATCTAATAATTATTTCATCCTTATTACTGAAAAGAGGGGCAGCACCCTTTCATTTTTGATTCCCCAATGTTATAGAAGGACTTTCTTGAATAAATGCTCTTACCCTAATAACATGACAAAAAATTGCACCCCTTATATTAATTTCTTACACAACACTAAATACTTTTATTTTTATAGTAATTATTGCCTCGACTGTCACAGGATCATTAGGTGGACTTAATCAAACTTCTCTACGGAAACTAATAGCTTTTTCATCAATCAACCACTTAGGGTGGATACTAGCAGCCATACAAGCAAGTGAATCAATATGATGTATTTATTTTTCTTTTTATACATTTTTATCATTCAGACTAACCTTTATATTCAACAACTTTAAAATATTCCACATTAACCAATTATTTAATTCATTCTTCAATTCCAAAATCCTTAAATTTATTCTATTTTTAAACCTACTTTCACTAGGAGGGTTACCCCCATTTATTGGATTTTTACCTAAATGACTAGTTATTCAATTATTAGTGTTAAAAAGTCAATATGTATTAATAACAATTATAACAGTCATAACACTAATTACATTGTTTTTTTACTTACGATTATGTTTCGCAGCTTTTATACTTAATTATTACGAAAATAATTGAACTATTGATATAACTATTAACAATATTTCTTTTAAGTTAATATTAATTTTATCATTTATTTCTACATTTAGTCTAATCCTAATTTCTATAATTTATTTATTCTTATAA